A region of Paenimyroides aestuarii DNA encodes the following proteins:
- a CDS encoding uroporphyrinogen-III synthase — MKVKSILVSQPEPKVENSPYFDLQQKYKVKIDFRPFIHVEGVNAKEVRVQKIDLSNFGSIILTSKNSVDHYFRVAEEMRFKVPETTKYFCQSEAIAYYLQKYVVYRKRKIYVGQKDFGDLSPLIKKFKDDKFLLPASDKLNDDVPQTLNDLGVNWTQGIFFRTAMSDLSDLKDVKYDVLCFFSPTGINSLFKNFPDFVQDNTRIAVFGSTTKKEAEDAGLRVDIMAPTPEAPSMTMAIDQYLAKVNK, encoded by the coding sequence ATGAAAGTGAAATCAATTTTGGTGTCACAGCCAGAACCTAAAGTAGAAAACTCACCGTATTTCGATTTACAACAGAAATACAAAGTAAAAATTGACTTTAGACCTTTCATTCACGTTGAGGGTGTAAACGCTAAAGAAGTGCGTGTTCAAAAGATAGATTTGAGCAATTTTGGCTCTATAATTCTTACGAGCAAAAACTCGGTAGATCACTATTTTAGAGTGGCAGAAGAAATGCGTTTTAAAGTTCCTGAAACCACCAAATATTTTTGCCAATCGGAAGCCATTGCATATTATTTGCAGAAATATGTAGTATATCGCAAACGAAAAATTTATGTGGGACAGAAAGATTTTGGAGATTTATCGCCTCTTATAAAGAAATTTAAAGACGATAAATTTTTATTACCCGCATCAGATAAATTAAACGATGATGTGCCACAAACGCTGAACGATTTAGGCGTAAACTGGACACAAGGTATATTTTTTAGAACCGCAATGAGCGATCTTTCCGATTTAAAAGATGTAAAATACGATGTTTTATGCTTTTTTAGCCCAACGGGAATCAATTCATTGTTTAAAAACTTTCCCGATTTTGTGCAAGACAACACCCGAATTGCTGTTTTTGGAAGCACTACAAAAAAAGAAGCTGAAGATGCAGGCTTGCGCGTAGATATCATGGCGCCAACCCCCGAAGCACCTTCCATGACCATGGCAATAGATCAATATTTAGCAAAAGTGAACAAATAA
- a CDS encoding dihydroorotase: MSTLLIKNGTIVNEGTVFKADILIENEMISKIDNQITVAADQVIDATGLHIFPGVIDDQVHFREPGLTHKGNIATESKAAIAGGVTSFIEQPNTVPNAVTQEILEQKYQIAAETSYANYSFMMGGTNDNLAEILKTNPRNVAGIKLFLGSSTGNMLVDNEEVLEKIFSSTKMLIAVHCEDEQTIRENLAKAKQQFGEDIPVSQHPVIRSAEACYKSSSKAIELAKKTGARLHIFHISTGIETDLFRNDIPLEEKMITAEVCVHHLLFSDEDYQTKGNFIKWNPAVKSAADREKIWEALLDDRIDVIATDHAPHTLEEKSQKYAQAPSGGPLVQHSLITMIEFAKAGKISLEKVVQKMMHNPAILFKIEKRGFVKEGFFADLALVDLNADQWMVTKENVVAKCGWSPLEGKTFTTKVVSTILNGNVVMENGIISEKRFGKRLLFNR; the protein is encoded by the coding sequence ATGAGTACGCTGTTAATTAAAAATGGAACAATAGTAAACGAAGGAACTGTTTTCAAAGCCGATATATTAATCGAAAATGAAATGATTTCTAAAATTGATAACCAGATTACGGTTGCTGCCGATCAAGTGATTGATGCCACTGGTTTGCATATTTTTCCGGGTGTTATAGACGATCAGGTGCATTTTCGCGAACCCGGTTTAACACACAAAGGAAACATTGCTACCGAATCGAAAGCAGCGATTGCTGGAGGTGTTACTTCATTTATCGAACAACCAAACACGGTTCCAAATGCTGTGACTCAAGAAATTTTAGAACAAAAATATCAAATTGCTGCTGAAACTTCCTATGCCAATTATTCGTTTATGATGGGCGGAACCAACGATAATTTAGCAGAAATCTTAAAGACAAATCCACGAAATGTGGCCGGAATTAAACTTTTTTTAGGATCATCTACCGGAAATATGTTGGTTGATAACGAAGAAGTGCTTGAAAAAATCTTTTCATCAACCAAAATGCTTATCGCAGTGCATTGCGAAGACGAGCAAACCATTCGCGAAAACCTTGCAAAAGCAAAACAGCAATTTGGAGAAGATATTCCCGTAAGCCAACATCCGGTGATTCGCAGTGCCGAAGCTTGTTATAAATCATCATCAAAGGCAATTGAATTGGCTAAGAAAACAGGCGCACGTTTGCATATTTTTCACATCAGCACCGGTATTGAAACCGATTTGTTTAGAAACGATATTCCTTTGGAAGAAAAAATGATTACTGCCGAAGTTTGCGTGCATCATTTATTATTTTCGGATGAAGATTACCAAACCAAAGGCAATTTCATTAAATGGAATCCGGCAGTGAAATCGGCAGCAGACCGTGAAAAAATCTGGGAGGCTTTGTTAGACGATCGTATCGATGTGATTGCAACGGATCACGCGCCTCACACTTTAGAAGAAAAATCACAGAAGTATGCACAAGCACCATCGGGTGGACCTTTGGTTCAGCATTCGTTGATAACCATGATTGAATTTGCCAAAGCAGGTAAAATTTCATTAGAAAAAGTGGTTCAAAAAATGATGCATAATCCAGCAATTTTGTTCAAAATTGAGAAAAGAGGTTTTGTAAAAGAAGGCTTTTTTGCCGATTTGGCTTTGGTGGATCTTAACGCAGACCAATGGATGGTTACCAAAGAAAATGTTGTAGCAAAATGCGGTTGGTCGCCTTTAGAAGGAAAAACGTTTACCACAAAAGTGGTATCCACTATTCTAAACGGTAATGTGGTAATGGAAAATGGTATCATTAGCGAAAAACGCTTTGGTAAACGATTGTTATTCAATAGATAA
- a CDS encoding polyprenol monophosphomannose synthase produces the protein MKQNIVVIPTFNEIENIEDILRAVMNLDTPIDVLVVDDNSPDGTSEKVLQIAQEFPNRIFLKIRLKKNGLGTAYVAGFKWALKHQYEYIFEMDADFSHNPADLIKLLTVCQNNADVAIGSRYVKGVNVVNWPLSRVLLSYFASVYVRFITQMNIMDTTAGFICYHRSVLEQINLDKIKFVGYAFQIEMKYRAFSRNFKLEEVPIIFTDRTKGKSKMSGSIIKEAVLGVLQLRFKKLFKTL, from the coding sequence ATGAAGCAAAACATAGTTGTAATACCCACTTTTAACGAAATTGAAAATATCGAGGATATTTTGCGCGCCGTTATGAATTTAGATACACCCATTGACGTTTTGGTGGTTGATGACAATTCACCCGATGGCACATCAGAAAAAGTATTACAAATTGCTCAAGAATTTCCCAATAGAATTTTTTTAAAAATACGCCTTAAAAAAAACGGTTTGGGCACTGCTTATGTGGCTGGTTTTAAATGGGCATTAAAACATCAATACGAATACATCTTTGAAATGGATGCCGATTTTTCGCACAACCCAGCCGATTTGATCAAATTATTAACGGTTTGCCAAAACAATGCAGATGTTGCCATTGGCTCGCGCTACGTTAAAGGTGTAAATGTGGTAAACTGGCCCTTGAGCCGCGTGTTGCTTTCCTATTTTGCATCGGTTTATGTGCGTTTTATTACCCAAATGAATATTATGGATACCACAGCTGGTTTTATTTGCTATCATCGTTCAGTTTTAGAACAAATCAACCTTGATAAAATAAAATTTGTGGGATACGCTTTTCAAATAGAAATGAAATATCGGGCATTTTCCCGTAACTTTAAGCTGGAAGAAGTGCCTATTATTTTTACCGACCGCACCAAGGGGAAGTCAAAAATGTCTGGAAGCATTATAAAAGAAGCCGTTTTGGGTGTGTTGCAATTACGATTTAAAAAACTATTTAAAACTTTATAA
- a CDS encoding DUF4271 domain-containing protein yields MEIDFLQRNISSIDWVTVLLVAAFAAIVITRITFPNRFSDFAKLAFSNKYLSTYRDSNNMKSGFTISMFFVQMVSLSLFVHYIISLTGLSELSYFPTYLRILSILLFFVLVKYFIEKIIAVCFNMEEFAEQYNLVKVSYRSYLGLLLLPVVAILFYNRFSFDYFIWIVSGVFVLFNAILFILLLKNYQKVFSQFLFYFILYLCTFEIAPYIIMYHWFVISKT; encoded by the coding sequence ATGGAAATAGATTTTTTACAAAGGAACATTTCGTCGATAGACTGGGTAACGGTGCTGCTTGTGGCTGCCTTTGCCGCTATTGTTATTACCCGAATTACGTTTCCAAACCGGTTCAGCGATTTTGCAAAACTGGCGTTTTCGAACAAATATCTTTCCACGTATCGCGATTCCAACAACATGAAAAGCGGCTTCACCATAAGTATGTTTTTTGTGCAAATGGTATCGCTAAGTCTTTTTGTGCATTACATTATAAGCCTTACTGGTTTATCTGAACTTAGTTATTTTCCTACCTATTTGCGTATTCTAAGCATTCTTTTGTTTTTTGTGCTGGTAAAATATTTTATTGAAAAAATCATTGCAGTTTGTTTTAATATGGAAGAATTTGCAGAACAATACAATTTGGTCAAGGTAAGTTATCGTTCCTATTTAGGATTATTGCTGCTTCCTGTTGTTGCAATTCTGTTTTACAACCGATTTTCATTTGATTATTTTATATGGATTGTATCAGGCGTTTTCGTGCTTTTTAATGCCATTTTGTTTATTCTTCTCTTAAAAAATTATCAAAAAGTATTTAGTCAGTTTTTGTTTTATTTTATTTTGTATCTTTGCACCTTTGAAATAGCACCGTATATAATCATGTACCATTGGTTTGTTATTTCTAAAACATAA
- a CDS encoding TonB-dependent receptor, translating to MRLLLTIVLCMLGYGVFAQYQLSGVVKNVDGESIPNSHVDLSSSCVDTDDSGYFQFTNLKSGTYTLKVSADGYGVYQEKIQLHQSKQISIVLNEEETLETVVIHTAQQKAYNQQKVTQKYLQDNYSNSLAKTLSNVVGLDAVTVGSQTAKPMMRGLGFTRLAVTENGIKQEGQQWGADHGLEIDALTTESVEVIKGVGTITHGSDAIAGVIEVNNETIPTDGFKAQYLTTAQSVNKSWANALNMSYKKGQHFYKLKTSYTTFADFKVPVDEIRYLGTRIPLTNGNMTNTAGNEFSVYGQWGYLKDDFQSILSISQFQNKSGFFAGAHGIPSVNDAKPDGNNRNIGMPYQQVNHTKVTYHAKWMNTHSIWDFKFGFQRNHRQEYSLFHSHYSNQVPPEIDPNLELDFKLNTLNAELSYKKDWLLDHTTILGVQTQYQTNDIAGYSYLMPEYNRWNIGFFGKHNWDFVTDWKLELGARYDVAHVKVAGFFDEVLFDYLLQRGTPNDQALQNAQRAVPLSKDFSRGNVAFGVSHQISEDWETTFTVASNFRFPTAMELSSNGIHHGAFRHEQGNPNLDVEKGWAFDLSQHFHKNNFKINASAYLYYFTNYIFLKPTGAFSILPHGGQLYKYDQSKAMLTGLEVDAHYQWNKFGFQAQAAYLYNKQISDSGVDYPLPFSTPINGQFNVQYRLKDGSLLQQNEFQIGTKTALQQNRIAQNEEVTPGYTIANAQFSSVLNFKGFKPQIRLQVNNVFNTVYYHHNSFYRALDIPEFGRNIQIFITIPI from the coding sequence ATGCGTTTATTATTAACGATTGTTTTGTGTATGTTGGGCTATGGCGTTTTTGCGCAGTATCAATTATCGGGTGTTGTGAAAAATGTTGATGGCGAAAGCATACCAAACAGTCATGTTGATTTAAGTAGTAGTTGTGTGGATACTGATGATTCGGGATATTTTCAATTCACCAATCTTAAAAGCGGAACTTATACTTTAAAGGTTTCAGCAGATGGTTATGGTGTTTATCAGGAGAAAATTCAGTTGCATCAATCCAAACAAATCTCCATTGTTTTAAATGAAGAAGAAACCTTAGAAACTGTTGTAATTCATACCGCACAGCAAAAAGCTTACAATCAGCAGAAAGTTACACAGAAATATCTTCAGGATAATTACAGCAACAGCTTGGCAAAAACCTTGTCAAACGTTGTTGGGTTAGATGCCGTTACCGTTGGTTCGCAAACCGCAAAACCTATGATGCGGGGCTTGGGGTTCACCCGTTTGGCTGTTACCGAAAACGGTATTAAGCAGGAAGGACAGCAATGGGGCGCCGATCACGGTTTGGAAATTGACGCGTTAACTACCGAAAGTGTGGAGGTTATAAAAGGTGTGGGCACTATCACGCACGGGTCGGACGCGATTGCGGGTGTGATAGAAGTAAACAACGAAACCATTCCTACCGATGGTTTTAAGGCACAATATCTTACAACGGCTCAAAGTGTAAACAAATCGTGGGCAAATGCGCTGAATATGTCGTACAAAAAAGGGCAACATTTTTACAAATTAAAAACATCATACACCACATTTGCCGATTTTAAAGTTCCGGTTGATGAAATCAGGTATTTGGGAACCAGAATTCCGTTGACCAATGGAAACATGACCAATACTGCTGGAAACGAATTTTCGGTATATGGACAATGGGGTTATTTGAAGGATGATTTTCAAAGTATTTTAAGCATCAGTCAGTTTCAAAATAAATCGGGCTTTTTTGCAGGTGCACACGGAATTCCGTCTGTGAATGATGCCAAACCCGATGGAAACAATCGAAACATCGGCATGCCCTATCAACAAGTAAATCATACCAAAGTAACCTATCATGCCAAATGGATGAACACACATAGTATCTGGGATTTTAAGTTTGGTTTTCAACGCAATCACCGCCAAGAATACAGCTTGTTTCATTCCCATTACTCCAATCAAGTTCCGCCCGAAATCGACCCTAATTTAGAGTTAGATTTTAAATTGAATACGCTAAACGCCGAATTATCGTACAAAAAAGATTGGTTGTTAGATCATACTACTATTTTGGGTGTGCAAACTCAGTATCAAACCAACGATATTGCGGGATACAGCTATTTAATGCCGGAATATAACCGATGGAATATAGGCTTTTTTGGCAAACACAATTGGGATTTCGTAACTGATTGGAAATTGGAATTAGGCGCACGATATGATGTTGCCCATGTAAAAGTTGCCGGTTTTTTTGATGAAGTGTTGTTTGATTATTTGTTGCAACGCGGCACACCAAACGATCAGGCTTTACAAAATGCCCAACGAGCAGTACCACTTTCTAAAGATTTTTCAAGAGGAAATGTAGCTTTTGGCGTATCGCACCAAATTTCCGAAGATTGGGAAACTACGTTTACTGTTGCATCAAATTTTCGATTTCCAACGGCAATGGAATTAAGTTCGAACGGAATTCACCATGGCGCTTTTCGTCACGAACAAGGAAATCCGAATTTAGATGTAGAAAAAGGCTGGGCTTTTGATTTAAGCCAACATTTCCATAAAAATAACTTTAAAATAAACGCCAGTGCTTATTTATATTATTTCACTAATTACATCTTCTTAAAACCAACGGGCGCGTTTTCAATTTTGCCACACGGCGGTCAATTATACAAATACGACCAATCAAAAGCGATGCTTACGGGTTTAGAGGTTGATGCGCATTACCAGTGGAACAAATTTGGTTTCCAGGCACAGGCGGCATATTTATACAATAAGCAAATTAGTGATTCGGGTGTTGATTATCCTTTGCCATTTTCAACCCCAATTAACGGACAATTTAATGTACAATATCGTTTAAAAGACGGTAGTTTGTTGCAACAAAATGAGTTTCAAATAGGAACAAAAACAGCTTTGCAGCAAAACAGAATTGCCCAAAACGAAGAAGTAACGCCGGGTTACACCATTGCAAACGCTCAATTTAGTTCGGTACTAAATTTTAAAGGTTTTAAACCACAAATTCGTTTGCAGGTGAACAATGTTTTTAACACGGTTTACTATCATCACAACAGTTTTTACCGCGCTTTGGATATTCCGGAGTTTGGCAGAAACATTCAAATTTTTATAACAATACCTATTTAA
- a CDS encoding DUF4476 domain-containing protein gives MKKIITLCLLALSSVTFAQEAGKKGELLKNEASTSEMRTQRSSNAARSISSNQTNNRALIRNNNPRYTWNQNNGYAEVFLRIPEFGYYTVEIDDQVMSSSSGKYRFFDLRSGRMMLSIYQDRYLVYRTSLNIRNNTRMVLDYFSNHGLYLLDSYRVQGQMYGFNEWDDVWNNPYNNMSGFNNYPNTSRGVMDNRSFENFVQYLKKTASFDDNKLAYIQQQVGVTWFTSQQIAVLLDTFSFDTNRLKAGKLLFDYCADKQNFYTVYDSFDFNSNRQELMNYISNRR, from the coding sequence ATGAAAAAAATAATTACTCTTTGTTTACTTGCCCTAAGCAGCGTTACTTTCGCACAAGAAGCCGGAAAAAAAGGCGAACTTTTAAAAAACGAAGCCTCTACTTCTGAAATGAGAACCCAACGAAGTAGCAACGCAGCACGAAGCATTTCATCGAACCAAACAAATAATCGGGCATTGATTCGAAACAACAATCCGCGATACACTTGGAATCAAAACAATGGTTATGCCGAAGTGTTCCTACGAATTCCCGAATTTGGTTATTATACTGTTGAGATCGATGATCAGGTAATGAGTTCTTCTTCGGGCAAATACCGCTTTTTTGATTTACGTTCGGGCAGAATGATGCTTTCTATTTATCAAGACCGCTATTTAGTTTACCGCACTTCCTTAAACATTCGAAACAACACCCGTATGGTTTTAGACTATTTTAGCAACCATGGTTTGTATTTGTTAGATTCGTACCGAGTGCAAGGACAGATGTATGGTTTTAACGAATGGGATGATGTTTGGAACAACCCGTATAACAATATGTCTGGTTTCAACAATTACCCGAACACATCACGCGGAGTTATGGACAACCGTTCGTTTGAAAATTTTGTGCAGTATTTAAAAAAAACGGCTAGTTTCGATGACAACAAATTGGCTTATATACAGCAACAAGTAGGTGTAACTTGGTTTACATCGCAGCAAATAGCTGTTTTATTAGACACTTTTTCGTTTGATACCAACCGCTTAAAAGCCGGCAAGCTATTGTTTGATTATTGCGCCGACAAACAAAATTTTTATACCGTTTACGATAGTTTTGATTTTAACAGCAACCGTCAAGAATTAATGAACTACATTTCGAACAGAAGATAA
- the mscL gene encoding large conductance mechanosensitive channel protein MscL, which translates to MGFLKEFKEFAVKGNVMDLAIGVIIGGAFGKIVDSIVKDLVMPLISAVIGSPDFTNMYMVLKDPTGSINEGMALADARAVENAVVFAYGNFITVAINFMLLAFAVFLLVKGINRLKRKEEAAAPEAPKGPTQEELLSDIRDLLRKQQ; encoded by the coding sequence ATGGGATTTTTAAAAGAATTTAAAGAATTTGCTGTGAAAGGCAATGTAATGGATTTGGCAATTGGAGTAATCATTGGCGGAGCCTTTGGTAAAATTGTTGACAGTATTGTGAAAGACCTTGTAATGCCACTAATTTCAGCGGTAATTGGTTCTCCAGACTTCACAAATATGTACATGGTTCTAAAAGATCCAACAGGTAGTATTAATGAAGGGATGGCATTGGCAGATGCTAGAGCCGTTGAGAATGCTGTGGTTTTTGCTTATGGTAATTTTATTACAGTAGCAATTAATTTTATGTTGCTTGCTTTTGCAGTTTTTTTATTGGTTAAAGGAATTAATCGTTTAAAAAGAAAAGAAGAAGCAGCTGCACCAGAAGCTCCAAAAGGACCAACACAAGAAGAATTGCTTTCAGATATTCGCGATTTATTAAGAAAACAGCAGTAG
- the tyrS gene encoding tyrosine--tRNA ligase, protein MKNLVEELRWRGLVHDMMPGTEEQLTKESTTAYIGFDPTSDSLHIGSLVPIILLKHLRDFGHKPIALVGGATGMIGDPSGKSDERNLLDEATLTKNVNGIKALLSRFLDFDAKDENAPVLVNNYDWMKDFSFIAFARDVGKRITVNYMMAKDSVKKRFESDGAGMSFTEFTYQLIQGYDFYHLNKEYNCLLQMGGSDQWGNITTGTELVRRMNVDNEERSKAYAMTCPLITKADGSKFGKSEGGNVWLTADKTSVYKFYQFWLNTSDADAEKYIKIFTFLSKEEIEKIVAEHNEAPHLRPLQKRLAKEVTVFVHSEEAFENAVKASNILFGNASANDLKTLDAQTFLEVFDGVPQAELSMEDLKAGIDIVEVLNAKSGFMKSNGEARRALAENAISVNREKVQEGFSLSTNDLINNQFILLQKGKKNYFVLNVK, encoded by the coding sequence ATGAAAAATTTAGTAGAAGAACTACGTTGGCGAGGACTGGTTCACGACATGATGCCTGGAACAGAAGAACAATTAACAAAAGAATCTACTACCGCATATATAGGTTTCGACCCAACATCAGATTCCTTACACATTGGAAGCTTAGTGCCCATTATTTTGCTGAAACATTTACGAGATTTCGGTCATAAACCCATTGCTTTAGTGGGCGGAGCAACCGGAATGATTGGTGATCCATCGGGCAAATCAGATGAAAGAAACTTATTAGATGAAGCTACGCTTACAAAAAATGTAAACGGCATTAAAGCTTTATTATCACGTTTTTTAGATTTTGATGCAAAAGATGAAAATGCCCCGGTTTTGGTGAATAATTATGATTGGATGAAAGACTTTTCGTTCATTGCATTTGCACGCGATGTAGGGAAGCGAATTACCGTAAACTATATGATGGCAAAAGATTCGGTAAAAAAACGTTTTGAAAGCGATGGTGCCGGAATGAGTTTTACCGAATTTACCTACCAATTAATCCAAGGATATGATTTTTACCATTTGAACAAAGAATACAACTGTTTGTTGCAAATGGGTGGAAGCGATCAGTGGGGAAATATAACCACCGGAACCGAATTGGTGCGCCGCATGAATGTTGACAATGAAGAGCGCTCTAAAGCATATGCAATGACTTGCCCTTTAATTACAAAAGCAGACGGTTCTAAATTTGGAAAAAGCGAAGGCGGAAATGTATGGTTGACAGCAGATAAAACTTCTGTTTATAAATTCTATCAATTTTGGTTGAATACATCGGATGCAGATGCGGAAAAATACATTAAGATTTTTACATTTTTATCGAAAGAAGAAATCGAAAAAATAGTTGCAGAACATAATGAAGCACCTCATTTACGTCCATTGCAAAAACGTTTGGCGAAAGAAGTAACCGTTTTTGTGCACTCTGAAGAAGCATTTGAAAATGCAGTGAAAGCATCAAATATTTTGTTTGGAAACGCATCGGCTAACGATTTAAAAACATTAGATGCCCAAACATTTTTAGAAGTTTTTGATGGTGTTCCACAAGCTGAGCTATCAATGGAAGACTTAAAAGCAGGGATTGATATCGTTGAAGTTTTAAACGCAAAATCGGGCTTTATGAAATCAAACGGAGAAGCAAGACGCGCTTTAGCAGAAAACGCAATCTCGGTGAACCGCGAAAAAGTGCAAGAAGGTTTTAGCTTATCTACCAACGATTTAATAAACAATCAGTTTATACTGCTTCAAAAAGGAAAGAAAAATTACTTTGTTTTGAATGTGAAGTAA
- a CDS encoding DUF4625 domain-containing protein codes for MKKLVSLSFALVSLIAISSCSDDDAVVDTTKPTVEILAPTDHQEVEPGSVLNIKANLADNVGLASYKIEIHSAEDGHEHKAKQLLAADFEYNSVQEVSGNATNHSVDHNVSIPTDVAEEHYHVGITVIDVNGNQNQQFVEVFIGHDHQH; via the coding sequence ATGAAAAAATTAGTAAGTTTAAGTTTTGCATTAGTAAGTTTAATAGCAATTTCATCATGTTCAGACGATGATGCAGTGGTAGATACAACAAAGCCAACAGTTGAAATTTTAGCACCCACAGACCATCAGGAAGTAGAACCGGGTTCGGTTTTAAACATTAAGGCCAATTTAGCAGACAACGTGGGCTTAGCAAGTTATAAAATCGAAATTCACTCGGCAGAAGACGGACATGAACATAAAGCAAAACAACTTTTAGCCGCCGACTTTGAGTACAACAGCGTGCAAGAAGTATCTGGAAATGCTACAAACCACAGCGTGGACCACAATGTTTCGATACCAACAGATGTTGCTGAAGAACACTATCATGTAGGCATCACAGTAATTGACGTGAACGGAAATCAAAATCAACAGTTTGTTGAAGTTTTTATAGGTCACGATCATCAGCATTAA
- a CDS encoding DUF4296 domain-containing protein, whose protein sequence is MKNLISIFLLMLLVSCSNTEQAVVPQDKMVDVIYDLTVSSSARNTANRRDTLQYVVLYEQILKKHGIDSLQFVKAQKAYQQTPELYTAIYDSVIHRLQKQLEEVRKTKPAEEEQIAPVVNFKEIPFSRRKNQ, encoded by the coding sequence ATGAAAAATCTAATTTCAATATTTTTATTAATGCTTTTGGTTAGCTGTTCAAACACCGAACAAGCGGTTGTTCCACAAGATAAAATGGTCGATGTGATTTATGACCTCACCGTTTCATCAAGTGCCCGAAACACAGCAAACCGAAGAGATACTTTGCAATATGTGGTATTGTATGAACAAATATTAAAAAAACACGGCATTGATAGTTTGCAATTTGTAAAAGCACAAAAAGCCTATCAACAAACCCCCGAGCTTTACACGGCAATTTACGATTCGGTGATTCATCGGCTTCAAAAACAATTAGAAGAAGTGCGAAAAACAAAGCCTGCAGAAGAAGAACAAATAGCGCCGGTGGTGAATTTCAAAGAAATTCCATTTTCAAGAAGGAAAAATCAATAA